One Methylosinus sp. C49 DNA segment encodes these proteins:
- a CDS encoding ABC-F family ATP-binding cassette domain-containing protein, whose product MIRLENISKQNGQQLLFIETSAALLPGEKVGLVGPNGAGKTTLFRMIAGQERPDEGQVSVDRGVTIGYFNQDVGEMAGRSAVAEVMDGAGPVSAVAAELAELEAAMADPDAAENFDAILERYGEVQARFEELDGYALDGRAREVLAGLGFSQDMMDGDVGALSGGWKMRVALARILLMRPDAMLLDEPSNHLDIESLIWLEGFLKGYPGALLMTSHDREFMNRIVGKIIEIDGGSLNSYSGDYEFYERQRAQNELQQQAQFERQQAMLAKEIKFIERFKARASHAAQVQSRVKKLDKIERVEPPRRRQSVAFEFAPAPRSGEEVATLSRVSKRYGSRSIYEGLDFQVRRKERWCVMGVNGAGKSTLLKLIAGAAQPDEGAAALGANVKMGYFAQHAMELLNGEHSVFEALEDAFPQAGQGALRTLAGCFGFSGDDVEKKCRVLSGGEKARLVMAKMLFDPPNFLVLDEPTNHLDLGTKEMLVEALAAYEGAMLFVSHDRRFLAALSNRVLEVTPEGVHKFGGGYTEYVARTGREAPGVHG is encoded by the coding sequence ATGATACGCCTCGAGAACATCAGCAAGCAGAACGGCCAGCAGCTCCTCTTCATCGAAACGTCGGCGGCGCTGCTGCCCGGCGAGAAGGTCGGCCTCGTCGGCCCCAATGGCGCCGGCAAGACGACGCTCTTCCGCATGATCGCGGGCCAGGAGCGGCCGGATGAGGGCCAGGTGTCGGTCGATCGCGGCGTCACCATCGGCTATTTCAACCAGGATGTCGGCGAGATGGCGGGCCGCAGCGCCGTCGCCGAGGTGATGGACGGCGCAGGCCCGGTGAGCGCCGTCGCCGCCGAGCTGGCCGAGCTCGAGGCCGCCATGGCCGATCCCGACGCGGCGGAAAATTTCGACGCGATCCTCGAGCGCTATGGCGAGGTGCAGGCGCGTTTCGAGGAGCTGGACGGCTACGCGCTGGACGGCCGCGCGCGCGAGGTGCTGGCCGGTCTCGGCTTTTCCCAGGACATGATGGACGGCGACGTCGGCGCGCTCTCCGGCGGCTGGAAGATGCGCGTCGCGCTGGCGCGCATTCTGCTGATGCGCCCGGACGCCATGCTGCTCGACGAGCCGAGCAACCATCTCGATATCGAGAGCCTGATCTGGCTCGAGGGATTTTTGAAAGGCTACCCCGGCGCGCTGCTGATGACCTCGCATGATCGCGAGTTCATGAATCGCATCGTCGGCAAGATCATTGAGATCGACGGCGGCTCGCTCAACTCCTATTCCGGCGATTATGAATTCTACGAGCGCCAGCGCGCGCAGAATGAATTGCAGCAGCAGGCGCAATTCGAGCGCCAGCAGGCCATGCTCGCCAAGGAGATCAAATTCATCGAGCGCTTCAAGGCGCGCGCCTCGCACGCCGCGCAAGTGCAGAGCCGCGTGAAGAAGCTCGACAAGATCGAGCGCGTCGAGCCGCCGCGCCGGCGCCAATCGGTCGCTTTCGAATTCGCGCCGGCGCCGCGCTCCGGCGAGGAGGTGGCGACGCTCTCGCGCGTCTCCAAGCGCTATGGCTCGCGCAGCATCTACGAGGGGCTCGATTTTCAGGTGCGGCGCAAGGAGCGCTGGTGCGTGATGGGCGTCAATGGCGCCGGCAAATCCACGCTATTGAAGCTCATCGCCGGCGCCGCCCAGCCGGACGAAGGCGCGGCGGCGCTCGGCGCCAATGTGAAGATGGGCTATTTCGCGCAGCACGCCATGGAGCTGCTGAATGGCGAGCACAGCGTCTTCGAGGCGCTGGAGGACGCATTTCCGCAAGCGGGGCAAGGCGCGCTGCGCACGCTCGCCGGCTGCTTCGGCTTTTCCGGCGATGATGTGGAGAAGAAATGCCGCGTGCTCTCCGGCGGCGAGAAGGCGCGGCTGGTGATGGCGAAAATGCTCTTTGATCCGCCGAATTTTTTGGTGCTGGACGAGCCGACGAACCATCTCGATCTCGGCACCAAGGAGATGCTGGTCGAGGCGCTCGCGGCCTATGAGGGCGCCATGCTGTTCGTCTCGCACGACCGGCGCTTTCTGGCGGCGCTCTCCAATCGCGTGCTGGAGGTGACGCCGGAGGGCGTGCATAAGTTCGGCGGCGGCTATACGGAATATGTCGCCCGCACCGGGCGCGAGGCGCCGGGCGTGCACGGGTGA
- a CDS encoding alpha/beta hydrolase, producing the protein MKESLAHCAVAGLLLVALLRPTSGADPAHASAYAWVPETISTDGKRLLAKIGGDHAIIPTLPEPGDHDGWARLQAAAAAAREVDLAAVRAKGVAVSRIETDGVSYFDIAPNGLVDDGSVVVYLHGGAFVFFDARGALEGMAKLARVFGRRIVVVDYRLAPAAKWPQITADVVAVVKHLLAGGAQMRRIAMFGDSAGGNLAVATTLKMRDEGLGLPGAVATWSLTADFRNAADTRVTLRDADPIMSYERQIKNAMLAYADEKDWAHPHVSPVHGDFAKGFPPALIQAGTREILLSDSVRLYQAIEAAGGTAKLDVYEGMPHVFQGQIPNAPESRLAVAKMKAFFDQHLAR; encoded by the coding sequence TTGAAGGAATCGCTCGCGCATTGCGCTGTGGCGGGATTGCTGCTTGTCGCGCTGCTGCGGCCGACATCGGGAGCCGATCCGGCCCACGCCTCCGCCTATGCTTGGGTTCCCGAAACGATTTCGACGGACGGCAAGCGGCTGCTGGCGAAAATCGGCGGCGATCACGCCATCATCCCCACTCTGCCGGAGCCCGGCGATCATGATGGCTGGGCGCGGCTGCAGGCGGCGGCCGCTGCGGCGCGCGAGGTCGATCTCGCGGCCGTGCGGGCGAAGGGCGTCGCCGTGTCGCGGATCGAGACCGACGGCGTCTCTTATTTCGACATTGCGCCGAACGGGCTCGTCGATGATGGATCGGTTGTCGTCTATCTCCATGGCGGCGCCTTCGTGTTTTTCGACGCGCGCGGCGCGCTCGAGGGAATGGCGAAGCTCGCGCGCGTCTTCGGCCGTCGCATCGTCGTCGTCGATTATCGCCTCGCGCCTGCGGCGAAATGGCCGCAGATCACCGCAGATGTTGTCGCCGTCGTGAAGCATTTGCTCGCCGGCGGCGCGCAAATGCGGCGCATCGCCATGTTCGGCGATTCCGCCGGCGGCAATCTCGCGGTCGCGACGACGCTGAAGATGCGCGACGAAGGCCTCGGCCTGCCGGGCGCAGTGGCGACATGGTCGCTGACGGCGGATTTCCGCAACGCCGCCGACACGCGCGTCACGCTGCGCGACGCCGATCCGATCATGTCCTATGAGCGCCAGATCAAAAACGCCATGCTCGCCTATGCGGACGAAAAGGATTGGGCGCATCCTCATGTGTCGCCGGTCCATGGCGATTTCGCGAAAGGCTTTCCGCCCGCTCTCATTCAGGCGGGCACGCGGGAAATTCTGCTCAGCGATTCGGTGCGGCTGTATCAGGCGATCGAAGCGGCGGGCGGGACCGCCAAGCTCGACGTCTATGAAGGAATGCCGCATGTGTTCCAGGGGCAGATTCCGAACGCGCCGGAATCGCGCCTCGCCGTCGCCAAGATGAAAGCCTTTTTCGACCAGCATCTCGCGCGCTGA
- a CDS encoding bacteriohemerythrin, which translates to MSLITWTPEQFATNVSKHDIEHQEIFRLLNVLGDSVASGDRDAVGRDLDALIAYVAEHFASEEANFEAYGYPAFPGHKAEHDKLVAAALDLQKKFHAGEAEVTADTAAFLVGWLTDHIPKIDKLYGSFLNEKGVA; encoded by the coding sequence ATGTCGCTCATCACCTGGACGCCGGAGCAATTCGCCACCAACGTCTCCAAGCATGACATAGAGCATCAGGAAATTTTCCGTCTGCTGAATGTTCTCGGCGATTCGGTCGCGAGCGGCGACCGCGACGCCGTCGGCCGCGATCTCGACGCGCTCATCGCCTATGTGGCCGAGCATTTCGCCTCGGAAGAAGCGAATTTCGAAGCCTATGGCTATCCGGCCTTTCCGGGCCACAAGGCCGAGCACGACAAGCTGGTCGCCGCCGCGCTCGATCTGCAGAAGAAGTTCCACGCCGGCGAGGCGGAAGTGACCGCCGACACGGCGGCCTTTCTCGTCGGCTGGCTGACCGACCATATTCCGAAAATCGACAAGCTCTACGGCTCCTTCCTCAATGAGAAGGGCGTGGCGTAA
- a CDS encoding DUF3617 family protein — protein MHRPFFPLGAALPIFALAVVAAAADEIPRRKAGLWRIEHAQGAAARVAGPIETCVDEKTDDLLRQRFGAQEQQCEKMSFRREGDKYRMSSVCKIGDRVATTEGTFTGSFDSAYRAELHVTFDPPLSTRAASDIVMEAKWLGPCKPGQKPGDVDAPALKALGGTGGKMNMQELMKMRDQLRKGAQ, from the coding sequence ATGCATCGTCCCTTCTTCCCTCTCGGCGCAGCTCTCCCCATCTTCGCTTTGGCCGTCGTCGCGGCCGCGGCGGATGAAATTCCGCGCCGCAAGGCGGGGCTGTGGCGGATCGAGCATGCGCAGGGCGCCGCCGCGCGCGTCGCCGGTCCGATCGAGACATGCGTCGACGAGAAGACCGACGATCTCCTGCGCCAGCGCTTCGGCGCGCAGGAGCAGCAATGCGAGAAGATGAGCTTTCGGCGCGAGGGCGACAAATATCGCATGAGCTCGGTCTGCAAGATCGGCGACCGCGTGGCGACGACGGAGGGAACCTTCACCGGCAGCTTCGACTCCGCCTATCGCGCCGAGCTGCATGTGACCTTCGACCCGCCGCTCTCGACGCGCGCCGCCTCCGACATTGTGATGGAGGCGAAATGGCTCGGTCCCTGCAAGCCGGGGCAGAAGCCCGGCGACGTAGACGCGCCGGCGCTGAAGGCGCTCGGCGGCACGGGCGGAAAGATGAACATGCAGGAGCTCATGAAAATGCGCGATCAGCTCCGCAAAGGCGCGCAATAG
- a CDS encoding GTP-binding protein — MTDKIPVTVLTGYLGAGKTTLLNRILTEQHGRRYAVIVNEFGEIGIDNDLVVGADEEIFEMNNGCICCTVRGDLIRIVEGLLKRRGKFDAIIVETTGVADPAPVAQTFFVDQDVKEAARLDAVVTLADAKFLVQRLADAPEAKNQIAFADVIVLNKTDLVTREELAEVEGRIRAINPYAALHHAVKAQVPIEAVLERNAFDLDRILEIEPRFLEAEDHDHHDHDHGHHEHDHDHDHDHECGPDCGHDHHHEDEHHDHHAHAHHDDHGHGLKHYHDEEMGSVSILHEGELDPNVFVPWLNEFVQREGADILRCKGIVAFTDEPKRFVFQGVHMILDGDLQRDWRPDEKRSARLVFIGRKLKEETIRESFETEVLRRK; from the coding sequence TTGACCGACAAGATTCCCGTCACCGTCCTCACCGGCTATCTCGGCGCCGGCAAGACGACTCTGCTGAACCGCATCCTCACCGAGCAGCACGGGCGGCGCTACGCCGTCATCGTCAATGAGTTCGGCGAGATCGGCATAGACAATGACCTCGTCGTCGGCGCCGACGAAGAAATCTTCGAGATGAACAACGGCTGCATCTGCTGCACCGTGCGCGGCGATCTCATCCGCATCGTCGAAGGTCTGCTGAAGCGCCGCGGCAAGTTCGACGCCATCATCGTCGAGACGACCGGCGTCGCCGATCCCGCGCCGGTCGCGCAGACATTCTTCGTCGATCAGGATGTGAAGGAGGCGGCGCGGCTCGACGCTGTGGTGACGCTCGCCGACGCCAAATTTCTAGTGCAGCGTCTCGCCGATGCGCCAGAGGCGAAGAATCAGATCGCCTTCGCCGACGTCATCGTGCTGAACAAGACCGATCTCGTGACGCGCGAGGAGCTCGCCGAGGTCGAGGGCCGCATTCGCGCCATCAATCCTTATGCGGCTCTGCATCATGCGGTGAAGGCGCAGGTGCCGATCGAGGCGGTGCTGGAGCGCAATGCTTTCGATCTCGATCGCATATTGGAGATAGAGCCGCGCTTCCTCGAGGCGGAGGATCACGATCATCACGATCATGATCACGGCCATCATGAGCATGACCATGACCATGACCATGACCACGAGTGCGGGCCGGATTGCGGCCACGATCATCATCACGAGGACGAGCATCACGACCATCATGCGCATGCGCATCACGACGATCACGGCCATGGGCTGAAGCATTATCATGATGAGGAAATGGGCTCGGTCTCCATCCTCCATGAGGGCGAGCTCGATCCCAATGTCTTCGTACCCTGGCTCAACGAGTTCGTTCAGCGCGAGGGCGCGGATATTCTGCGCTGCAAGGGCATCGTCGCTTTCACCGACGAACCGAAGCGCTTCGTCTTCCAGGGCGTGCATATGATCCTGGACGGCGATCTGCAGCGCGACTGGCGCCCGGACGAGAAGCGCAGCGCGCGCCTCGTCTTCATCGGCCGCAAGCTGAAGGAAGAGACGATCCGCGAGAGCTTCGAGACGGAAGTGCTGCGGCGCAAGTGA
- a CDS encoding DUF3772 domain-containing protein, with the protein MARLTNESFALRRFLALCLVLFFAGAAVAAEPSSTLEQFNTRLDAARATLEEVETALADPSLNDATLKSLRDRVDALPAELQDVIDRLTPRLAALQARLDELSGPAKPAGEPKEAPVAAPPAAPAEAPPKKEEPAPGKGARAPGNGRAVIAKASAETRSSPTVVPAPAPAPAPAVDSGSLATASVNAEFNEQKKLYEEVDATLKRARALSIETRQTALTIRARQRALFAKTLFLRTSGLFSPALWSAALQELPYDAKIFGLLLEQRAETVSTRLRNGQLESFLATIFFVLLLAVPATLFARRLAKREATVAAPDQFHKATAAVTTTIVTAALPIVIVAAIALALDAFQLEDAVLAPLGRRLSESVTFVAVSYGLARGLLAPGLPQWRLVGLGNRLSLRLLYLAVLIGFVAAATRVLEQIAEFVQASLPVIVLTRGGGALFIAIVFLIVTVATRHETCDDDPGADLDGRDRIYALRLLAWVEIVVITGALAAGYVAFANFLVLQLAWLAAVGTALYLLLAFVETGLQHLFQPETTLGRTLVSGFGVRSESLCQLAVLSTGVATLALYGFALFVALVPYGFQSGDFLGNLQTAFAGFKIGEVTISPAGMATALALFALTYGATKALRRWLDQRLLPLTRLDMGLRHSIGASLGYAGFILAVSVALAELGLSLERLAIVAGALSVGIGFGLQSIVNNFVSGLILLWERAIRVGDWVVLGDEQGYVKRINVRSTEIETFDRATMIVPNSNLVSGVVKNWLRNDRIGRIKIAIAPHSGVDPEQIRELLLAAAKAQDGLLRIPAPQVMFLSMEQSAFRFELWCYVEDVEQATRVKSDLHFDIYRRFAEAGVKISAPAPAPAVVQVMGLEPFAPAPRVLESGRERDYAVAGE; encoded by the coding sequence ATGGCTCGTCTCACCAACGAAAGCTTCGCCTTGCGCCGTTTTCTCGCCCTCTGCCTCGTCCTCTTCTTCGCCGGCGCCGCCGTCGCCGCGGAGCCCTCTTCCACGCTCGAGCAGTTCAACACGCGGCTCGACGCCGCGCGCGCGACGCTCGAGGAAGTGGAGACAGCCCTCGCCGATCCCTCGCTCAATGACGCCACGCTCAAGAGCCTGCGTGATCGCGTCGACGCGCTGCCGGCCGAGCTGCAGGATGTGATCGACCGGCTGACGCCGCGCCTCGCCGCCCTGCAGGCGCGGCTCGACGAGCTGTCCGGCCCGGCCAAGCCCGCGGGCGAGCCGAAGGAGGCGCCCGTCGCCGCGCCGCCTGCCGCGCCGGCCGAGGCGCCGCCCAAGAAGGAGGAGCCCGCCCCCGGCAAAGGCGCGCGCGCGCCCGGCAATGGCAGAGCGGTCATCGCCAAAGCCTCGGCCGAGACGCGCTCGTCGCCCACGGTCGTCCCCGCGCCCGCGCCTGCCCCCGCTCCGGCGGTCGATAGCGGCTCGCTGGCGACGGCGAGCGTCAACGCCGAATTCAACGAGCAGAAAAAGCTCTATGAGGAAGTGGACGCGACGCTGAAGCGCGCGCGGGCGCTGTCGATCGAGACGCGGCAGACTGCTCTGACGATCCGCGCGCGGCAGCGGGCGCTCTTCGCCAAGACCCTGTTCCTGCGCACGAGCGGTCTGTTCTCGCCGGCGCTGTGGAGCGCCGCTCTGCAAGAGCTGCCCTATGACGCCAAAATCTTCGGCCTGCTGCTGGAGCAGCGCGCAGAGACCGTCTCGACGCGGCTTCGCAACGGGCAGCTCGAGAGCTTTCTGGCGACGATATTTTTCGTGCTGCTGCTCGCCGTCCCGGCGACCTTGTTCGCCCGCCGCTTGGCCAAGCGCGAGGCCACGGTCGCGGCGCCGGACCAGTTCCACAAGGCCACGGCGGCGGTGACGACGACCATTGTGACGGCGGCGCTGCCGATCGTCATCGTCGCGGCCATCGCTCTGGCGCTCGACGCCTTTCAGCTCGAGGACGCCGTTCTCGCGCCGCTCGGCCGACGCCTGTCCGAATCGGTGACTTTCGTCGCCGTTTCCTATGGGCTGGCGCGCGGGCTGCTGGCGCCGGGCCTGCCACAATGGCGGCTCGTCGGCTTGGGCAACCGGCTCTCGCTGCGGCTGCTCTATCTCGCGGTTCTCATCGGCTTCGTCGCCGCGGCGACGCGCGTTCTGGAGCAGATCGCCGAATTCGTGCAGGCGAGCCTTCCGGTCATCGTGCTGACGCGCGGCGGCGGCGCCTTGTTCATCGCCATCGTCTTTCTCATCGTCACCGTGGCGACGCGCCATGAGACATGCGACGACGACCCCGGCGCCGATCTCGACGGACGCGACCGCATCTATGCGCTGCGCCTGCTCGCCTGGGTGGAGATCGTCGTCATCACGGGCGCGCTAGCGGCGGGCTATGTGGCTTTCGCCAATTTCCTGGTGCTGCAGCTCGCCTGGCTCGCGGCCGTCGGCACGGCGCTCTATCTGCTGCTCGCCTTTGTCGAGACCGGCCTTCAACATCTCTTCCAGCCGGAGACGACGCTCGGACGCACGCTCGTCTCCGGCTTCGGCGTGCGCAGCGAATCGCTCTGCCAGCTCGCCGTGCTCTCGACCGGCGTCGCGACGCTGGCGCTCTACGGCTTCGCGCTCTTCGTCGCACTGGTCCCTTATGGTTTTCAGTCCGGCGATTTCCTGGGCAATCTCCAGACCGCTTTCGCCGGCTTCAAGATCGGCGAAGTCACCATCTCGCCCGCCGGCATGGCGACGGCGCTCGCCCTCTTCGCCCTCACCTATGGGGCGACCAAGGCGCTGCGCCGCTGGCTCGACCAGCGCCTGCTGCCGCTGACGCGGCTCGACATGGGCCTGCGCCACTCCATCGGCGCCAGCCTCGGCTATGCCGGATTCATTCTGGCCGTCTCCGTGGCGCTGGCCGAGCTCGGCCTCAGCCTCGAGCGCCTCGCCATCGTCGCCGGCGCGCTGTCGGTCGGCATCGGCTTCGGCCTGCAGTCGATCGTCAATAATTTCGTCTCCGGCCTGATCCTGCTGTGGGAGCGGGCGATCCGCGTCGGCGACTGGGTCGTGCTCGGCGATGAGCAGGGCTATGTGAAGCGCATCAATGTGCGCTCCACCGAGATCGAGACCTTCGATCGCGCGACGATGATCGTGCCCAATTCCAATCTCGTTTCCGGCGTGGTGAAGAATTGGTTGCGCAACGACCGCATCGGCCGCATCAAGATCGCCATCGCCCCGCATTCGGGCGTCGACCCCGAGCAGATCCGCGAGCTGCTGCTCGCCGCCGCCAAGGCGCAGGACGGGCTGCTGCGCATTCCAGCGCCGCAAGTGATGTTCCTCTCCATGGAGCAGAGCGCCTTCCGTTTCGAGCTCTGGTGCTATGTCGAGGATGTCGAGCAGGCGACACGGGTGAAGAGCGATCTGCATTTCGACATCTACCGCCGCTTCGCCGAGGCGGGCGTGAAGATTTCCGCCCCCGCGCCGGCGCCGGCGGTGGTGCAGGTGATGGGGCTGGAGCCTTTCGCGCCCGCGCCGCGCGTGCTGGAGAGCGGACGCGAGCGGGACTATGCTGTCGCCGGCGAATGA
- a CDS encoding CAP domain-containing protein produces MSPSLRFLAPAAALLALAACTSEPRLPKEPEQPSFYRSLAAPNARVDAEAARDMISLYRSNNGLSALALDPALQEAAQAQASAMASANSLSHEVRGTLDMRLTARGMRSVSAAENVSAGYHTLAEAFSGWRQSPPHNKNLLMKKAKRMGIATAYAPNAKYKVYWALILAD; encoded by the coding sequence ATGTCTCCTTCCCTTCGCTTCCTCGCGCCAGCCGCGGCGCTTCTCGCGCTCGCCGCCTGCACGAGCGAGCCCCGCCTGCCGAAAGAGCCCGAGCAGCCGAGCTTCTATCGCTCGCTCGCCGCGCCGAACGCGCGCGTGGACGCCGAGGCGGCGCGGGACATGATCTCGCTCTATCGCAGCAACAATGGGCTCTCGGCGCTGGCGCTGGACCCCGCGCTGCAAGAGGCCGCGCAGGCGCAGGCGAGCGCCATGGCCTCCGCCAATTCGCTGAGCCATGAGGTGCGCGGAACGCTGGACATGCGCCTCACCGCGCGCGGAATGCGCAGCGTCAGCGCCGCGGAGAATGTCTCGGCCGGCTATCACACGCTCGCCGAGGCGTTCTCGGGATGGCGGCAGTCGCCGCCGCACAATAAGAATTTGCTGATGAAGAAAGCAAAGCGCATGGGCATTGCGACCGCCTATGCGCCCAATGCGAAATACAAGGTCTATTGGGCTTTGATTCTCGCCGACTAG
- a CDS encoding metal ABC transporter permease: MLHELFIAPFVDYEFMRRALVGAIALSISGCPLGVFLILRRMSLAGDALSHAILPGAALGYLACGLSLPAMTFGGLLAGLAVAVASSAAARWTALREDASLAAFYLVSLALGVALVSLKGSNVDLLHVLFGSVLALDDATLIFLAAIASFTLVALALAYRALALDTFDPLFARRVSPLGEWIPFAFLALVVLNLVAGFHALGTLMAVGIIMLPAASARLWTRDLTGALPLAAAIGAASSYFGLVLSFRTGLAAGPVIILMAGGAYFLSLIFGKTGGLIRLRRPKRHLEG; this comes from the coding sequence ATGCTGCATGAGCTCTTCATCGCGCCTTTCGTCGATTACGAATTCATGCGCCGTGCGCTGGTCGGCGCAATCGCTCTCTCGATCTCCGGCTGCCCGCTCGGCGTCTTCCTGATTCTGCGCCGCATGTCGCTCGCCGGCGACGCGCTCTCGCACGCTATTCTGCCCGGCGCGGCGCTCGGCTATCTCGCCTGCGGCCTGTCGCTGCCGGCGATGACCTTCGGCGGCCTGCTCGCCGGCCTCGCCGTCGCCGTGGCGTCGAGCGCGGCGGCGCGCTGGACGGCCCTACGCGAGGACGCCTCGCTCGCGGCTTTCTATCTCGTCTCGCTGGCGCTCGGCGTCGCGCTCGTCTCGCTCAAGGGCTCGAATGTCGATCTGCTGCATGTGCTGTTCGGCTCGGTGCTGGCGCTCGACGACGCCACGCTGATCTTCCTCGCCGCCATTGCGAGCTTCACGCTCGTGGCGCTCGCGCTCGCCTATCGGGCGCTGGCGCTGGACACTTTCGATCCACTCTTCGCCCGCCGCGTCAGCCCGCTGGGGGAATGGATTCCCTTCGCCTTTCTGGCGCTGGTGGTGCTCAATCTGGTCGCCGGCTTCCATGCGCTGGGCACGCTGATGGCGGTTGGAATCATCATGCTGCCGGCCGCCTCGGCGCGGCTGTGGACGCGCGATCTCACCGGGGCGCTGCCGCTGGCGGCGGCGATCGGCGCGGCCTCTTCTTATTTCGGCCTCGTCCTGTCCTTCCGCACGGGCCTCGCCGCCGGACCCGTGATCATCCTCATGGCGGGCGGCGCTTATTTCCTCTCATTGATTTTCGGAAAGACCGGCGGCTTGATTCGCTTGCGGAGGCCCAAGCGACATTTGGAGGGGTGA
- a CDS encoding metal ABC transporter substrate-binding protein — protein sequence MDSSRATSSDFRLLSRRAALATLALLASPLRAQPAPPPPKLPVVASFSILGDLVRIVGGDRIEVATIVGPNGDAHVYQPSPQDGRRLAAAKLVFVNGLGFEGWIDRLVAASKTKARIVTASRAVTPRKDGEGVDPHAWQDVANVKIYVANIRDALIDADPDGAERYKANAAEYLHALGGLDAEIVAAIDAIPHARRRVVSTHDAFGYFAARYGVEFIAPQGVSTDAEASARDIARIVDAVKMHKVAAVFLENIVDPRFAKRIAAETGAKVGGTLYSDALSPPDGPAPSYLRLMRFNVKQLTEALAP from the coding sequence ATGGATTCATCGCGCGCGACGTCCTCGGATTTTCGCCTTTTGTCGCGCCGCGCCGCGCTCGCGACGCTCGCGCTCCTCGCTTCGCCGCTACGCGCCCAGCCTGCTCCGCCGCCGCCGAAGCTGCCGGTCGTCGCGAGCTTTTCCATTCTCGGCGATCTCGTCCGCATCGTCGGCGGCGACCGCATTGAGGTCGCGACCATCGTCGGGCCGAACGGCGACGCCCATGTCTATCAGCCGAGCCCGCAGGACGGGCGCCGCCTTGCCGCGGCCAAGCTCGTTTTCGTCAATGGCCTCGGCTTCGAAGGCTGGATCGACCGGCTCGTCGCCGCCTCCAAGACCAAGGCGCGCATCGTCACCGCGAGCCGCGCCGTCACGCCGCGCAAGGACGGGGAGGGCGTCGACCCGCATGCTTGGCAGGATGTCGCCAATGTCAAAATCTATGTCGCCAACATAAGGGACGCGCTCATCGACGCCGATCCAGACGGCGCTGAGCGCTATAAGGCCAATGCGGCGGAATATCTTCATGCGCTCGGCGGGCTCGACGCCGAGATCGTCGCGGCGATCGACGCCATTCCGCACGCGCGCCGCCGCGTCGTCTCCACCCATGACGCTTTCGGCTATTTCGCGGCGCGCTATGGCGTGGAGTTCATCGCGCCGCAGGGCGTCTCCACCGACGCCGAGGCGAGCGCGCGCGATATCGCCCGCATCGTCGATGCGGTGAAGATGCACAAGGTCGCGGCCGTGTTCCTCGAGAATATCGTCGATCCGCGCTTCGCCAAGCGCATCGCCGCGGAGACGGGGGCCAAGGTCGGCGGCACGCTCTATTCCGACGCGCTCTCTCCGCCGGACGGCCCGGCGCCGAGCTATCTCCGGCTGATGCGCTTCAATGTGAAGCAATTGACCGAGGCGCTCGCGCCCTGA
- a CDS encoding ABC transporter ATP-binding protein produces the protein MRAGAIRLENVTLGYERRPAVHHISGVVEAGAGLAVCGPNGAGKSTLLKALAGLLPPLGGRIVYDGLALRDIAYLPQSAEIDHAFPIDVLDFVSMGAMRRIGLFGRVGAAEHARIASALAAVGLEGFEDRAIGTLSGGQMQRVLFARLLVEDCPVILLDEPFGAIDARTIDDLVKIIARWREEGRSVVAVLHELDLARRAFPQALLLAREPIFWGATREALSEAHLAQASRMVEAFDREAEECRRDETPYAA, from the coding sequence ATGAGAGCTGGCGCGATCCGGCTGGAGAATGTGACGCTCGGCTATGAGCGTCGCCCAGCCGTTCATCATATTTCCGGCGTCGTCGAGGCCGGCGCCGGGCTCGCCGTTTGCGGGCCGAACGGCGCCGGCAAATCCACTCTGCTCAAAGCGCTCGCCGGCCTGCTCCCGCCGCTCGGCGGCCGCATCGTCTATGACGGCCTCGCGTTGCGCGATATCGCCTATCTGCCGCAATCGGCGGAGATCGATCACGCCTTTCCGATCGATGTGCTGGATTTCGTCTCCATGGGCGCGATGCGCCGCATCGGGCTTTTCGGCCGCGTCGGCGCGGCGGAGCACGCGCGCATTGCATCGGCGCTCGCCGCGGTCGGGCTCGAGGGTTTCGAGGACCGCGCGATCGGCACGCTCTCCGGCGGCCAGATGCAGCGCGTATTGTTCGCAAGGCTGCTGGTCGAGGATTGCCCGGTCATTCTGCTCGACGAGCCTTTCGGCGCCATCGACGCCCGGACCATCGACGATCTGGTGAAGATCATCGCCCGATGGCGGGAGGAGGGCCGCAGCGTCGTCGCGGTTCTGCACGAACTCGATCTCGCCCGCCGCGCCTTTCCGCAGGCGCTGCTGCTGGCGCGCGAGCCGATCTTCTGGGGCGCGACGCGAGAGGCGCTGTCCGAGGCGCATCTCGCGCAGGCGAGCCGCATGGTCGAAGCTTTCGATCGCGAGGCCGAGGAATGCCGGCGCGACGAGACTCCCTATGCTGCATGA